Proteins from one Bradyrhizobium amphicarpaeae genomic window:
- a CDS encoding response regulator transcription factor yields the protein MAHRILIVDDEGHIREVIRVALKKAGMDVIEARDGKEALARFAADRPDLIVLDIGMPEFDGLDVCREIRKNSDVPILFLSARDEEIDRILGLEIGGDDYVTKPFSPRELVARVNVILRRLSPRNGEAKAGPAALSQGGLLIDPEQHVATFAGTPLKLTAIEFGILRAFLARPTSVFNREQLMRAAYQLNIQVSDRTIDSHIRNIRAKLAALDCENVIETIHGVGFKLGRCETPA from the coding sequence TTGGCGCATCGCATCCTCATCGTCGACGACGAAGGCCATATCCGCGAGGTCATCCGCGTCGCCCTGAAGAAGGCCGGCATGGACGTGATCGAGGCGCGCGATGGCAAGGAGGCGCTCGCCCGCTTTGCCGCCGACCGACCCGATCTGATCGTGCTCGACATCGGCATGCCCGAGTTCGACGGCCTCGATGTCTGCCGCGAGATCCGCAAGAATTCCGACGTGCCGATCCTCTTCCTGTCGGCGCGCGACGAGGAGATCGACCGCATCCTCGGTCTCGAGATCGGCGGCGACGATTACGTGACGAAGCCGTTCAGCCCGCGCGAGCTGGTGGCGCGGGTCAATGTCATCCTGCGCCGGCTCAGCCCGCGCAATGGCGAGGCCAAGGCGGGTCCGGCCGCACTGTCGCAAGGCGGCCTGCTAATCGATCCCGAGCAGCATGTCGCGACCTTCGCCGGCACGCCGCTGAAGCTGACCGCGATCGAATTCGGCATCCTGCGTGCGTTCCTGGCCCGGCCGACATCGGTGTTCAACCGCGAGCAGCTGATGCGGGCGGCCTATCAGCTCAACATCCAGGTCTCCGACCGCACCATCGACAGCCACATCCGCAACATCCGCGCCAAGCTCGCGGCGCTGGATTGCGAGAACGTGATCGAGACCATCCACGGCGTCGGCTTCAAGCTCGGCCGCTGCGAGACGCCGGCATGA
- a CDS encoding DUF4173 domain-containing protein: protein MTSLASTIVEDIKPIGHASIPAKVGLALVLAALADWLFYGQRIGLSLTLFAIALAGVSALFNHAVVDLRRALIGSAVLVAGLVPAIEELNTLSFLILIASLAMALLLVTNSETTGLADRARALRNFVLLGPFRFILDAPQAFNASALTRGIAHWLLPAALSSVFVALFAAANPVIEQWVSLLNPKLFLQYISVPRVLFWGLMLALAWPFIHVRWRRKTIVTNAVADGAVPLPLPPLAPVEFLGPSTVLRSLILFNLLFAAQSILDGIYLWGHVALPDNLTYAGYAHRGAYPLIVTALLAAAFVLVAMRPGGLAENARVIRPLVYLWVGQNVLLVASSILRLDLYVDIYMLTYWRIAAFIWMGLVALGLILIVARIALNRSNQWLVGVNLVALAIVLYSCSLVNFDAFIADYNVAHSREASGKGLQIDINYLLTLGPQALPAIDKAIALRPGAGESCLVSRRDRLVEQQRQDLAWRSWGFRSWRLQRRLDAQAKDQSGSRPEG, encoded by the coding sequence ATGACAAGCCTGGCTTCGACGATCGTAGAGGACATCAAGCCGATCGGTCACGCCTCGATCCCGGCCAAGGTCGGCCTCGCGCTGGTGCTGGCCGCACTCGCCGACTGGCTGTTCTACGGCCAGCGGATCGGGCTCTCGCTGACGCTCTTTGCAATCGCGCTCGCCGGGGTATCGGCGCTGTTCAATCATGCGGTCGTTGACTTGCGCCGCGCCCTGATCGGCTCGGCCGTTCTCGTCGCCGGTCTGGTGCCTGCTATCGAGGAGCTCAACACCCTGTCGTTCCTGATCCTGATCGCGTCGCTCGCGATGGCGTTGCTGCTCGTAACCAATTCGGAAACGACCGGGCTCGCCGACCGCGCCCGCGCGCTGCGCAACTTCGTCCTGCTCGGACCCTTCAGGTTCATCCTCGATGCGCCCCAGGCGTTCAACGCGTCGGCGCTGACCCGCGGCATCGCGCACTGGCTGCTGCCGGCAGCGCTGAGCAGCGTCTTCGTCGCGCTGTTCGCCGCGGCCAATCCGGTGATCGAGCAATGGGTGTCCCTGCTCAATCCGAAACTCTTCCTCCAATATATCAGCGTCCCGCGCGTGCTGTTCTGGGGCTTGATGCTGGCGCTGGCCTGGCCGTTCATCCATGTGCGCTGGCGGCGCAAGACGATCGTCACCAACGCCGTCGCGGACGGTGCTGTGCCGCTGCCGCTGCCACCCCTGGCCCCGGTGGAATTTCTTGGTCCCTCCACCGTCCTGCGCTCGCTGATCCTGTTCAATTTGCTGTTCGCGGCGCAGTCCATTCTCGACGGGATCTATCTCTGGGGCCATGTGGCACTGCCGGACAATCTGACCTATGCGGGCTACGCACATCGCGGCGCCTATCCGCTGATCGTGACCGCCCTGCTTGCCGCGGCCTTCGTGCTGGTGGCGATGCGCCCGGGCGGGCTGGCTGAGAACGCGAGGGTGATCAGGCCGCTGGTCTATCTCTGGGTCGGGCAGAACGTGCTTCTCGTCGCCTCCTCCATCCTTCGCCTCGACCTCTACGTCGACATCTACATGCTGACCTATTGGCGGATCGCGGCCTTCATCTGGATGGGGCTGGTCGCGCTCGGGCTGATCCTGATCGTCGCCCGCATCGCCCTCAACCGGTCCAACCAATGGCTCGTCGGCGTCAATCTGGTCGCGCTGGCGATCGTGCTCTACAGCTGCTCGCTCGTGAACTTCGATGCCTTCATCGCCGACTACAACGTCGCGCACAGCCGGGAGGCGTCGGGCAAGGGCCTGCAGATCGATATCAACTATCTCCTGACGCTCGGGCCGCAGGCGCTGCCCGCGATCGACAAGGCCATCGCGCTCCGGCCCGGCGCCGGCGAGAGCTGTCTTGTGTCGCGACGCGACCGCCTTGTAGAACAGCAGCGCCAGGATCTGGCCTGGCGAAGCTGGGGCTTTCGGAGCTGGCGGCTGCAGCGCAGGCTGGACGCGCAGGCGAAAGATCAGTCCGGCAGCCGGCCGGAAGGGTGA
- a CDS encoding glycoside hydrolase family 3 N-terminal domain-containing protein, with product MQFLRRIGHILLWLAAPVVAFAAANKNDPYLVPLRGAGNLALVVASVAIVLLLLRSRRRRTIAGKLLVTLWCLPPVLMSAAHLKFELRKHDVLGASAAEARQLGPHFMVGYSSFPEVARLAEQGLIGGVYVTRHNIRGRTVATLRAEISALQDIRRAAGLPPLVVAADQEGGIVGHLAPPLTKVPALATLAGLAPDDQRSKAEEFGRIHGRELADLGVNLNLAPVLDLKPPARRNRLDFHTLIGQRAIATDPAVVSTIATAYVRGLEESGVGATLKHFPGIGRVRTDTHHFSANLDTPVGELEATDWLPFREVLSHSRSALMVGHVTLTAVDPDRAASHSRRVVDGIIRDKWGYQGVVMTDDLVMGAIYQNDVCKAVVEAINAGVDLLLVAYDGAQFYRVFACALEGSRKGMLDAAALRASGARLTRGFPIEQARAASDVLRVVERHQPFEN from the coding sequence ATGCAATTCCTCCGCCGTATCGGTCACATTCTGCTTTGGCTTGCCGCACCTGTTGTCGCATTCGCGGCCGCGAACAAGAACGATCCCTATCTGGTCCCATTGCGTGGCGCCGGAAACCTCGCGCTTGTCGTCGCAAGCGTCGCGATCGTCCTCCTGCTGCTGCGCAGTAGGCGTCGGCGGACCATCGCGGGCAAGCTGCTCGTCACGCTCTGGTGCCTGCCGCCGGTCCTGATGTCCGCGGCGCATCTGAAGTTCGAGCTCCGCAAGCACGACGTTCTCGGCGCAAGCGCCGCCGAGGCGCGCCAGCTCGGGCCTCATTTCATGGTCGGCTATTCCTCGTTTCCCGAGGTCGCGCGCCTTGCCGAGCAGGGATTGATCGGCGGCGTCTATGTGACCCGGCACAACATCCGGGGCCGGACCGTCGCGACGTTACGTGCGGAAATCTCGGCGCTTCAGGATATCAGGCGCGCGGCTGGCCTGCCGCCGCTGGTCGTCGCCGCAGACCAGGAGGGCGGCATCGTCGGGCATCTGGCGCCGCCGCTGACCAAGGTGCCGGCGCTGGCGACGCTCGCCGGTCTTGCTCCCGACGACCAGCGGTCCAAGGCTGAAGAGTTCGGTCGTATTCACGGACGCGAGCTTGCGGACCTCGGCGTCAACCTCAATCTCGCGCCGGTGCTCGACCTCAAGCCGCCGGCGCGGCGCAACCGTCTCGATTTCCACACGCTGATCGGCCAGCGCGCAATCGCAACCGATCCGGCCGTCGTCAGCACGATCGCGACCGCCTATGTGCGCGGGCTGGAGGAATCCGGCGTCGGTGCCACGCTAAAGCATTTTCCGGGCATCGGCCGCGTCCGCACCGACACGCATCATTTCAGTGCCAATCTCGATACGCCGGTCGGGGAATTGGAAGCCACCGACTGGCTTCCGTTCCGCGAGGTGCTGTCGCATTCGCGCAGCGCACTGATGGTCGGCCATGTCACCCTCACCGCGGTCGACCCCGACCGCGCCGCCTCGCACTCCCGGCGCGTCGTCGATGGCATCATCCGTGACAAATGGGGCTATCAGGGCGTGGTGATGACCGACGACCTCGTGATGGGTGCGATCTACCAGAACGACGTCTGCAAGGCCGTGGTCGAGGCGATCAATGCCGGCGTCGACCTGCTGCTGGTCGCCTATGACGGCGCGCAATTCTACCGCGTCTTCGCTTGCGCCCTGGAAGGCTCGCGGAAAGGCATGCTGGATGCCGCGGCGCTGCGCGCGAGCGGGGCGCGGCTGACGCGAGGTTTTCCGATCGAGCAGGCGCGGGCGGCGTCAGATGTGCTCCGCGTCGTCGAGCGGCATCAGCCCTTCGAAAATTGA
- a CDS encoding ABC transporter substrate-binding protein: MSSSPFHMSRRSVLGGAGAAGISAVAPPLAWAQGRSETLLVVQELGPNSLDMQGVGSNQTVNGLSWNCYDRLLSYASRTLPDGTLSYDREKLAPELAESWEVAADGMSCTFRLRKDAKFHDGTPVTAKDVKWSFDRAVKVGGFPTFQMSAGSLEKPEQFVVVDDHTFRIDYVRKDKMLLFNVAVVVPFIINSELAKKNATQEDPWALTWLRNNEAGGGAYRIESWKPGSETVLARFDDWKSGPLPKIRRVIARDVPSGGTRRAMLERGDADLSSGFAPRDFDQLIREGKVKVSGVPIPNALWYVALNTAKPPFDNMKLRQAVAWAMPYEQIQSSAFFGRAVPMYGGAADVSKPVWPQPFPYATDLDKAKALMKEAGFGSGLETTLSLDTGTATVGEPTAILIQESLAKIGIKASIEKIPGANWRTTLNKKELPLALNRFSGWLDYPEYYFYWNFHGNNSIFNISSYQNKEMDALIDKARFTADAAEYDKAVKDFIALCIRDVPVVPLNQPIHDVAMQKGITGYEFWFHREPDYRQFSKG, from the coding sequence ATGAGCAGTTCACCCTTCCACATGAGCCGCCGCAGCGTGCTCGGCGGCGCGGGTGCCGCCGGCATCAGTGCCGTCGCTCCGCCCCTCGCCTGGGCGCAGGGACGTAGCGAGACCCTGCTGGTGGTGCAGGAGCTGGGTCCGAACTCGCTGGACATGCAGGGCGTCGGCTCCAACCAGACCGTGAACGGGCTATCGTGGAATTGCTACGACCGCCTGCTTTCCTACGCCTCCAGGACGCTGCCGGACGGAACGCTGTCGTATGATCGCGAGAAACTCGCGCCCGAACTGGCCGAGAGCTGGGAGGTCGCGGCCGACGGCATGTCCTGCACCTTCAGGCTTCGCAAGGACGCGAAATTCCACGACGGCACGCCAGTCACCGCCAAGGACGTCAAATGGTCGTTCGACCGCGCGGTGAAGGTCGGCGGCTTCCCGACCTTCCAGATGTCGGCAGGATCGCTGGAGAAGCCCGAACAGTTCGTGGTCGTCGACGATCACACCTTCCGCATCGACTATGTCCGCAAGGACAAGATGCTGCTGTTCAACGTCGCCGTGGTCGTGCCCTTCATCATCAACTCGGAACTGGCGAAGAAGAATGCAACACAGGAAGACCCCTGGGCATTGACGTGGCTCCGGAACAACGAGGCCGGCGGCGGTGCCTACAGAATCGAGAGCTGGAAGCCCGGCAGCGAGACCGTGCTGGCGCGTTTCGACGACTGGAAGAGCGGACCCTTGCCGAAGATCAGGCGCGTGATCGCACGCGATGTTCCCTCCGGCGGGACCCGCCGCGCCATGCTGGAGCGAGGCGACGCCGACTTGTCGAGCGGCTTTGCGCCGCGCGATTTCGACCAGCTCATCCGGGAAGGCAAGGTCAAGGTATCGGGCGTACCGATCCCCAATGCGCTCTGGTACGTTGCTCTGAACACCGCAAAGCCGCCGTTCGACAATATGAAGCTGCGCCAGGCCGTCGCCTGGGCGATGCCATATGAGCAGATCCAGAGCAGCGCGTTCTTCGGCCGTGCCGTTCCGATGTACGGAGGAGCGGCGGACGTCTCAAAGCCGGTCTGGCCGCAACCGTTTCCCTACGCCACCGACCTGGACAAGGCCAAGGCCTTGATGAAGGAAGCAGGTTTCGGGTCCGGCCTGGAGACGACGCTATCGCTCGACACCGGCACCGCGACCGTCGGCGAGCCCACGGCGATCCTGATCCAGGAGAGCCTCGCCAAGATCGGCATCAAGGCATCAATCGAAAAAATCCCGGGCGCGAACTGGCGCACGACGCTGAACAAGAAGGAGCTGCCGCTTGCGCTCAACCGTTTCAGCGGCTGGCTCGACTATCCCGAATATTACTTCTACTGGAATTTCCACGGCAACAATTCGATCTTCAACATCTCCTCCTATCAGAACAAGGAGATGGACGCGCTGATCGACAAGGCCCGCTTCACCGCGGACGCAGCCGAGTACGACAAGGCGGTGAAGGATTTCATCGCGCTCTGCATCCGCGACGTGCCGGTCGTTCCGCTCAACCAGCCGATCCACGACGTCGCCATGCAGAAAGGCATCACCGGCTACGAGTTCTGGTTTCACCGCGAGCCGGACTACCGTCAATTTTCGAAGGGCTGA
- a CDS encoding TetR/AcrR family transcriptional regulator produces MSKALERREKLRSDLILAAEGMIADRGLSGLKTRDLARQIGCANGAVYNLVEDMDELILRVGSRTLHRLDEALSAAERAGAPSPQETLVRIAIAYCDFAAENLQLWRALFEHRMEADKVVPGWSIDDQMQLFRHIHQPLAALFPKRSPEQLGITARSLFSAVHGMVALGLEQKLVAVPLPALREEISGLVRAMIDGLIARAM; encoded by the coding sequence ATGTCTAAAGCCTTGGAACGGCGGGAGAAACTTCGATCCGACCTCATCCTGGCGGCAGAGGGGATGATCGCTGACCGTGGATTGTCGGGGCTGAAGACCCGCGACCTCGCCCGCCAGATCGGCTGCGCCAATGGGGCGGTCTATAATCTCGTGGAGGACATGGACGAGCTGATCCTGCGCGTGGGCTCGCGCACGCTGCACCGGCTCGACGAGGCGCTGAGCGCCGCTGAGCGCGCGGGCGCCCCCTCGCCGCAGGAGACGCTGGTCCGCATCGCCATCGCCTATTGCGATTTCGCGGCGGAGAATCTCCAGCTCTGGCGCGCGCTGTTCGAACACCGCATGGAGGCTGACAAGGTCGTTCCCGGATGGTCGATCGACGACCAGATGCAGCTGTTCCGCCACATCCACCAGCCGCTGGCCGCACTGTTTCCAAAGCGCAGCCCGGAGCAGCTCGGCATCACCGCGCGCAGCCTGTTCTCCGCGGTGCATGGCATGGTGGCACTGGGGTTGGAGCAAAAACTGGTCGCGGTGCCGCTGCCGGCGCTGCGCGAGGAAATCTCAGGCCTCGTGCGCGCGATGATCGACGGACTGATCGCGCGAGCGATGTAG
- a CDS encoding PspA/IM30 family protein, whose translation MFKTVVTLFRGSVAAAGEELEDRTALLILDQQMRDAAAAVERSKRTLALAIAQDQQEGRKLEATIARIADLETRALAALEGGREDLARDAADAIAGLEADRDAAMTARALFATEIVRLKRHVATAQARITELDRGRRVARASEAVRSLRRSGIEAARPYESTLPEAESTLRRLRERQMETQAADDALVELDAATGPLATAERLAEQGFGPRLKTTADDVLVRLKSKRAPTA comes from the coding sequence ATGTTCAAGACCGTGGTGACACTTTTCCGGGGCAGCGTGGCCGCCGCCGGCGAGGAGCTGGAAGACCGGACGGCCCTCCTCATTCTCGACCAGCAGATGCGCGATGCGGCCGCAGCCGTCGAGCGCAGCAAGCGGACGTTGGCGCTGGCGATCGCGCAGGACCAGCAGGAGGGCCGCAAGCTCGAGGCGACAATCGCCCGCATCGCCGATCTCGAGACGCGCGCGCTTGCGGCGCTCGAGGGCGGCCGCGAGGATCTCGCCAGGGACGCCGCCGACGCCATCGCAGGCCTGGAGGCGGACCGCGATGCGGCCATGACGGCCCGCGCCTTGTTCGCGACCGAGATCGTCAGGCTGAAGCGGCACGTCGCAACCGCGCAGGCTCGCATCACCGAGCTCGATCGCGGCCGCCGCGTCGCCCGAGCGTCGGAGGCGGTGCGCTCGCTTCGCCGCAGCGGCATCGAGGCGGCACGTCCTTACGAATCCACGCTGCCGGAGGCGGAGAGCACCCTGCGGCGCCTGCGCGAGCGGCAGATGGAAACTCAGGCAGCCGATGATGCTCTGGTCGAGCTCGATGCAGCCACCGGACCGCTCGCCACCGCCGAGAGACTTGCCGAGCAGGGCTTTGGCCCACGGCTGAAGACGACTGCGGACGACGTGCTGGTCCGGTTGAAATCCAAGCGCGCGCCGACTGCCTGA
- a CDS encoding YiaA/YiaB family inner membrane protein, with protein sequence MNQNGQPHSSAWVTFTYASFAASAFLIAIGIFFLPIDFWMKGYLTMGIVMLIQTCITLTKTVRDNHESSRLVNRIEDAKAERLLMEVSKAA encoded by the coding sequence ATGAACCAGAACGGCCAACCTCATAGCAGCGCCTGGGTGACCTTCACTTACGCGTCCTTCGCAGCCTCCGCGTTCCTCATCGCCATCGGCATCTTCTTCCTGCCCATCGACTTCTGGATGAAGGGCTATCTCACCATGGGCATCGTCATGCTGATCCAGACCTGCATCACCCTGACCAAGACCGTGCGCGACAATCACGAGAGCAGCCGGCTGGTGAACCGCATCGAGGATGCCAAGGCCGAACGGCTGCTGATGGAGGTTTCCAAGGCGGCTTGA